A part of Streptomyces sp. NBC_01235 genomic DNA contains:
- a CDS encoding helix-turn-helix domain-containing protein, with amino-acid sequence MDAAQQEATARARELQRNWYGEPLGALFRKLIDDLGLNQARLAGVLGLSAPMLSQLMSGQRAKIGNPAVVQRVQLLQELAAQVADGSVSAAEATERMDEIKRSQGGSVLSNNTQTTSSSGAPTVKRVVREIQSLLRSVAAAGDIIDAADTLAPTHPELAEFLRVYGAGRTSDAVTHYQSHQN; translated from the coding sequence ATGGACGCCGCACAGCAGGAAGCGACCGCGAGAGCGCGGGAACTGCAGCGGAACTGGTACGGGGAGCCGCTGGGGGCGCTCTTCCGTAAGCTCATCGACGATCTTGGCCTCAACCAGGCTCGTCTCGCGGGGGTACTGGGACTGTCGGCGCCGATGCTGTCGCAGCTGATGAGCGGTCAGCGGGCGAAGATCGGCAACCCGGCGGTGGTGCAGCGGGTGCAGCTGCTCCAGGAGTTGGCGGCGCAGGTCGCGGACGGCAGCGTCAGCGCCGCCGAGGCGACCGAGCGCATGGACGAGATCAAGCGGTCGCAGGGGGGCTCGGTGCTCAGCAACAACACTCAGACGACGAGCAGTTCGGGGGCTCCCACGGTCAAGCGGGTCGTCCGCGAGATCCAGTCCCTGCTGCGCTCGGTGGCGGCCGCCGGCGACATCATCGACGCCGCGGACACCCTCGCCCCGACCCATCCGGAACTGGCAGAGTTCCTCCGGGTGTACGGCGCCGGCCGTACCTCCGACGCGGTCACGCACTACCAGTCCCACCAGAACTGA
- a CDS encoding DUF5324 family protein has protein sequence MTRIDSVRAATGSAKDSVLHAAEVVAPYADTAKERAALYAHEARVRLAPKVSQAAEQARVQYDALVVPRLEQAKTHVPPKVDLAAQEAAARTRLAARQAADYSRPKIEQAVAAAGPVKDEAAARGVAALAALRGQVTPKEIAKLARKHRRRAKAGRLAKALAVLGGVVGGAYAAWKWWDKQANPDWLVEPPAATEVPAAGGLTSVDGTGDPSVLDPEVQAKEAEKDAENEAANRDDRS, from the coding sequence GTGACCCGCATCGACAGCGTGCGCGCCGCGACCGGCTCGGCGAAGGACAGCGTGCTGCACGCCGCGGAAGTGGTGGCGCCCTACGCCGACACGGCCAAGGAACGGGCCGCGCTCTACGCGCATGAGGCCCGCGTACGGCTCGCGCCCAAGGTGTCTCAGGCCGCCGAACAGGCCCGCGTCCAGTACGACGCCCTCGTCGTCCCACGTCTGGAACAGGCGAAGACACATGTCCCGCCGAAGGTCGACCTGGCCGCGCAGGAAGCGGCCGCCCGTACCCGCCTGGCGGCGCGGCAGGCCGCCGACTACTCCCGGCCGAAGATCGAACAGGCGGTGGCCGCGGCCGGGCCCGTGAAGGACGAGGCCGCCGCCCGTGGCGTCGCCGCGCTGGCCGCCCTGCGCGGTCAGGTGACGCCGAAGGAGATCGCGAAGCTGGCGCGCAAGCACCGGCGGCGGGCCAAGGCGGGCAGGCTCGCCAAGGCGCTGGCCGTGCTCGGTGGCGTCGTCGGCGGTGCCTACGCGGCCTGGAAGTGGTGGGACAAGCAGGCGAACCCGGACTGGCTGGTCGAGCCGCCGGCGGCCACGGAGGTACCCGCCGCGGGCGGCCTGACGTCGGTGGACGGCACCGGCGACCCGTCGGTCCTCGATCCCGAGGTCCAGGCCAAGGAGGCCGAGAAGGACGCGGAGAACGAGGCGGCGAACCGGGACGACCGCAGCTGA
- a CDS encoding peptidylprolyl isomerase, with product MAEQLYATLKTNHGDIEVRLFPDHAPKTVKNFVDLATGGREWVNPETGAKSSDKLYDGTVFHRVISGFMIQGGDPLGNGTGGPGYQFEDEFHPDLRFDKPYLLAMANAGPGTNGSQFFITVSPTAWLTRKHTIFGEVTDAASQKIVDAIATTQTNPRTDRPLKDVVIESVVVETRQV from the coding sequence GTGGCCGAGCAGCTGTACGCCACCCTGAAGACCAACCACGGCGACATCGAGGTCCGGCTCTTCCCGGACCACGCCCCGAAGACGGTCAAGAACTTCGTCGACCTCGCCACGGGCGGGCGTGAGTGGGTCAACCCGGAGACGGGCGCGAAGTCCTCGGACAAGCTCTACGACGGCACGGTCTTCCACCGGGTGATCAGCGGATTCATGATCCAGGGCGGTGACCCGCTGGGCAACGGCACCGGCGGTCCCGGCTACCAGTTCGAGGACGAGTTCCACCCCGACCTGCGGTTCGACAAGCCCTACCTGCTGGCCATGGCCAACGCCGGTCCGGGCACCAACGGATCGCAGTTCTTCATCACCGTCTCCCCGACGGCCTGGCTGACCCGCAAGCACACCATCTTCGGCGAGGTCACCGACGCGGCCAGCCAGAAGATCGTGGACGCCATCGCGACCACCCAGACCAACCCGCGCACCGACCGTCCGCTGAAGGACGTCGTCATCGAGTCGGTCGTCGTCGAGACCCGCCAGGTCTGA
- a CDS encoding rhomboid family intramembrane serine protease produces MDQAPGSRQDDAHSGLPVCYRHPDRETGIRCTRCERPICPECMVSASVGFQCPTCVREGSGTGHAPSASQPRTIAGGAIAADPQLLTKILIGLNLAMFLVQQAVGDSFTDHLEMLGKASANGFPPYDGVAEGQWYRLLTSMFLHGSIIHILSNMLSLWWIGGPLEAALGRARFLALYMASGLAGSALTYLIAEPNQASLGASGAIFGLFGALAVLVRRQRLDMRPIIALLVINLVITFGWSGIAWQAHIGGLVAGVVIGIAMVHAPRERRALVQYGTCALMLAVVVVVTLLRTAQLT; encoded by the coding sequence ATGGACCAGGCGCCTGGCAGCCGGCAGGACGACGCGCACAGCGGCCTGCCCGTCTGCTACCGGCACCCCGACCGGGAGACCGGCATCCGCTGCACCCGCTGCGAGCGCCCGATCTGCCCCGAGTGCATGGTCAGCGCCTCCGTCGGCTTCCAGTGCCCCACCTGCGTCCGTGAGGGCTCCGGTACGGGGCACGCGCCCAGCGCCTCGCAGCCCCGCACGATCGCGGGGGGCGCGATCGCCGCCGACCCCCAGCTGCTCACCAAGATCCTCATCGGCCTCAACCTGGCGATGTTCCTGGTCCAGCAGGCCGTCGGCGACAGCTTCACCGACCACTTGGAAATGCTCGGCAAGGCCTCCGCCAACGGCTTCCCGCCCTACGACGGAGTCGCCGAAGGGCAGTGGTACCGGCTGCTGACCTCGATGTTCCTGCACGGCAGCATCATCCACATCCTGTCCAACATGCTCAGCCTCTGGTGGATCGGCGGCCCTCTCGAAGCGGCCCTCGGCCGGGCCCGCTTCCTGGCGCTGTACATGGCCTCCGGTCTGGCCGGCAGTGCGCTGACGTACCTGATCGCCGAGCCCAACCAGGCCTCGCTCGGCGCCTCCGGGGCCATCTTCGGTCTCTTCGGCGCGCTCGCCGTGCTGGTGCGGCGCCAGCGCCTCGACATGCGGCCGATCATCGCCCTGCTGGTGATCAACCTGGTCATCACGTTCGGGTGGAGCGGCATCGCCTGGCAGGCCCACATCGGCGGCCTGGTCGCCGGTGTCGTCATCGGTATCGCCATGGTCCACGCACCCCGCGAGCGCCGAGCCCTCGTGCAGTACGGGACCTGCGCGCTGATGCTGGCCGTCGTCGTGGTCGTGACGCTCCTGAGGACCGCCCAGCTCACCTGA
- the crgA gene encoding cell division protein CrgA has product MPKSRIRKKADYTPPPAKQATAIKLNSRAWVAPVMLAMFLIGLAWIVVFYVTDGSLPIDKLDNWNIVVGFGFIAAGFGVSTQWK; this is encoded by the coding sequence GTGCCGAAGTCACGTATCCGCAAGAAGGCCGACTACACGCCGCCCCCGGCGAAGCAGGCGACCGCCATCAAGCTGAACAGCCGTGCCTGGGTCGCTCCGGTGATGCTGGCCATGTTCCTCATCGGGCTGGCCTGGATCGTTGTCTTCTACGTCACCGACGGTTCGCTGCCGATCGACAAGCTGGACAACTGGAACATCGTCGTGGGCTTCGGGTTCATCGCGGCCGGGTTCGGTGTCTCCACACAGTGGAAGTAG
- a CDS encoding DUF881 domain-containing protein: MSNSADSPGTGTTGSAPASSPDSGDSGRRGGFRPVRVLTVGVFALAGLLFFTSFNTAKGTNIRTDASLLRLSDLIEERSQKNGELDEANGSLREDVESLAEADDGSTKAQDDKLAGLEKDAGTQKLKGKAITVTLNDAPPNATAKLPGYPEPQPDYLVIHQQDLQAVVNALWQGGAQGIKVMDQRLISTSAVRCVGNTLILQGRVYSPPYKIQAVGDPEKLQQALAGSPAIQNYMVYVNVYGLGWKVTEDGTVTLPGYSGTVDLHYAEPVK; this comes from the coding sequence TTGAGCAATTCTGCCGACTCCCCCGGGACGGGTACAACGGGTTCCGCCCCCGCCTCCTCCCCCGATTCCGGCGATTCCGGGCGCCGGGGTGGCTTCCGGCCCGTGCGGGTGCTCACCGTGGGTGTCTTCGCCCTCGCCGGCCTCCTCTTCTTCACCAGTTTCAACACCGCCAAGGGCACCAACATCCGCACGGACGCCTCCTTGCTGAGGCTGTCCGACCTCATCGAGGAACGCAGCCAGAAGAACGGCGAGCTGGACGAGGCGAACGGCAGCCTGCGCGAGGACGTGGAGTCGCTGGCCGAGGCCGACGACGGCAGTACCAAGGCCCAGGACGACAAGCTCGCGGGACTGGAGAAGGACGCGGGCACCCAGAAGCTCAAGGGCAAGGCCATCACGGTCACCCTCAACGACGCTCCGCCGAACGCCACCGCCAAGCTCCCCGGCTACCCGGAACCGCAGCCCGACTACCTCGTCATCCACCAGCAGGACCTCCAGGCCGTGGTGAACGCGCTCTGGCAGGGCGGCGCCCAGGGCATCAAGGTCATGGACCAGCGGCTGATCTCCACCAGCGCCGTCCGCTGCGTCGGCAACACCCTGATCCTCCAGGGCCGCGTCTACTCTCCGCCGTACAAGATCCAGGCGGTCGGTGACCCGGAGAAGCTCCAGCAGGCGCTCGCGGGCTCCCCGGCGATCCAGAACTACATGGTGTACGTGAACGTCTACGGCCTCGGCTGGAAAGTCACCGAGGACGGGACGGTGACTCTGCCGGGCTACTCGGGCACAGTGGATCTGCACTACGCCGAGCCTGTGAAGTAG
- a CDS encoding class E sortase, which translates to MRVIVRTFSELCITVGAVIVLFVVYVLFWTGVRADRAMDDQIDDLHDQWAQQTARPAPSASPTATGRPAPYRSGRPFAVMYIPRLGFTWNKPVLEGTATGTLKKGLGHYTGTAALGQTGNFSVAGHRRTYGDPFKDFPELRRGDAVVLTDGTTWFTYRIDKGPDKTVPSDVEVIDAVPRKSGYTRPGRYLTLTTCDPEWGHSHRLIVWAHLDSTQPVEAGEPKALRR; encoded by the coding sequence GTGCGGGTGATCGTCAGGACGTTCAGCGAGCTGTGCATCACCGTCGGCGCCGTCATCGTCCTCTTCGTCGTCTACGTGCTGTTCTGGACCGGGGTCCGGGCCGACCGGGCCATGGACGACCAGATCGACGACCTGCACGACCAGTGGGCCCAGCAGACCGCGCGCCCCGCCCCGAGCGCGAGCCCCACCGCCACCGGGCGGCCGGCGCCGTACCGGAGCGGCAGGCCCTTCGCCGTGATGTACATCCCGCGCCTCGGTTTCACGTGGAACAAACCGGTGCTCGAGGGCACGGCGACCGGCACCCTGAAGAAGGGACTGGGCCACTACACCGGGACGGCGGCGCTCGGCCAGACCGGGAACTTCTCCGTCGCGGGCCACCGCCGTACGTACGGCGACCCGTTCAAGGACTTTCCCGAGCTCAGGCGGGGGGACGCGGTGGTGCTGACGGACGGGACGACCTGGTTCACGTATCGGATCGACAAAGGCCCTGACAAAACCGTGCCCTCGGACGTCGAGGTGATCGACGCTGTGCCACGTAAGTCGGGGTACACGCGTCCGGGCCGGTATCTGACGTTGACCACGTGCGATCCCGAATGGGGGCACAGTCACCGGCTGATCGTCTGGGCGCACCTGGACTCCACACAGCCTGTGGAGGCAGGCGAACCGAAGGCTCTGCGCCGTTAG
- a CDS encoding aminodeoxychorismate/anthranilate synthase component II encodes MSARILVVDNYDSFVFNLVQYLYQLGAECEVLRNDEVSTAHAQDGFDGVLLSPGPGTPEEAGVCIEMVRHCAATGVPVFGVCLGMQSMQVAYGGVVDRAPELLHGKTSLVEHGGKGVFAGLPTPFTATRYHSLAAEPQTVPAELEVTARTHDGIIMGLRHRELPVEGVQFHPESVLTEHGHRMLANWLVECGDQGAVARSAGLAPVVGRATA; translated from the coding sequence GTGAGCGCGCGCATTCTCGTCGTCGACAACTACGACAGCTTCGTCTTCAACCTGGTCCAGTACCTGTACCAGCTGGGTGCCGAGTGCGAGGTCCTGCGCAACGACGAGGTCTCCACGGCCCACGCCCAGGACGGCTTCGACGGCGTCCTGCTGTCCCCCGGCCCGGGCACGCCCGAGGAGGCCGGCGTCTGTATCGAGATGGTCCGGCACTGCGCGGCCACCGGTGTCCCCGTCTTCGGCGTCTGCCTGGGCATGCAGTCGATGCAGGTGGCGTACGGCGGTGTCGTGGACCGGGCGCCGGAGCTGCTGCACGGCAAGACCTCGCTGGTGGAGCACGGGGGCAAGGGCGTCTTCGCCGGCCTGCCGACCCCCTTCACCGCGACCCGCTACCACTCGCTGGCCGCCGAGCCGCAGACGGTCCCGGCCGAACTCGAGGTCACCGCCCGTACGCACGACGGGATCATCATGGGCCTGCGCCACCGTGAACTGCCTGTCGAGGGCGTCCAGTTCCACCCGGAGTCGGTGCTGACCGAGCACGGGCACCGGATGCTGGCCAACTGGCTGGTGGAGTGCGGCGATCAGGGCGCGGTGGCGAGGTCGGCGGGGCTCGCCCCGGTGGTGGGCAGGGCCACGGCGTGA
- a CDS encoding class E sortase: protein MTALRPEREDSYGTAPYESFGGDQYGAGPYAGEPYQAPVDEETVALRMPPSASAFGGGPKSASGAPAASPAPGSPAGGRAARRKAAKGRRGRHGGPGEVSESYNGADAPTQDERPLSRVEARRQQRARKPSAAVVASRAVGEVFITTGVLMLLFVTYQLWWTNVRAHAQADKEASSLQDDWANGKGAPGVFSPGQGFAILHIPKLDVVVPIAEGVSNKKVLDKGMVGHYGEGALTTAMPDAKTGNFGLAGHRNTHGEPFRYINRLQAGDEIVVETQDEYFVYKMTSSLPVTAPSNTSVLDPVPPDSGFTGPGRYITLTTCTPEFTSKYRLIVWGKMVEERPRSKGKPDALVE, encoded by the coding sequence GTGACCGCGCTGCGTCCCGAGCGCGAGGACTCGTACGGCACGGCGCCGTACGAGTCCTTCGGCGGTGACCAGTACGGAGCCGGCCCCTACGCGGGGGAGCCGTACCAGGCGCCCGTCGACGAGGAGACGGTGGCGCTGCGCATGCCGCCGTCGGCGTCCGCGTTCGGCGGCGGGCCCAAATCGGCCTCTGGCGCCCCAGCGGCCTCTCCTGCCCCTGGATCCCCGGCCGGTGGCCGAGCGGCCCGCAGAAAGGCCGCCAAGGGCCGTCGTGGGCGCCATGGCGGCCCGGGCGAGGTGTCCGAGTCGTACAACGGGGCCGACGCGCCGACCCAGGACGAGCGGCCGCTCTCGCGCGTCGAGGCCCGCCGACAGCAGCGGGCCCGTAAGCCGAGCGCGGCCGTGGTCGCCAGCCGCGCGGTCGGGGAGGTGTTCATCACCACGGGCGTGCTGATGCTGCTGTTCGTCACCTACCAGCTGTGGTGGACGAACGTGCGGGCCCACGCGCAGGCGGACAAGGAGGCGAGCAGCCTCCAGGACGACTGGGCGAACGGCAAGGGCGCCCCCGGCGTGTTCTCGCCGGGGCAGGGCTTCGCGATACTCCACATCCCGAAGCTGGACGTGGTGGTGCCGATCGCCGAGGGCGTCAGCAACAAGAAGGTGCTCGACAAGGGCATGGTCGGGCACTACGGCGAGGGTGCGCTGACGACGGCGATGCCCGACGCGAAGACCGGCAACTTCGGGCTCGCGGGCCACCGCAACACGCACGGCGAGCCGTTCCGGTACATCAACAGGTTGCAGGCGGGCGACGAGATCGTCGTCGAGACGCAGGACGAGTACTTCGTCTACAAGATGACGTCCTCGCTGCCGGTGACCGCGCCGAGCAACACGAGTGTCCTCGACCCGGTCCCGCCGGACTCCGGGTTCACCGGGCCGGGCCGGTACATCACGCTCACCACCTGCACCCCGGAGTTCACCAGCAAGTACCGCTTGATCGTCTGGGGCAAGATGGTCGAGGAACGGCCGCGCAGCAAGGGCAAGCCGGATGCGCTCGTCGAGTAG
- a CDS encoding class E sortase: MAATTGDTEHEEHARVDAPEPAPRRRGGGRIALAVSVFGELLITAGLVLGLFVVYSLWWTNVVADRHADRQGDKVRDSWAQEDTGPGALDTKDGIGFLHVPAMKNGEVLVEKGTSSKVLNEGVAGYYIDPLKAVLPTTGKEGNFTLAAHRDGHGAKFHNIDKLDKGDPIVFETKDNWYVYKVFAVLPETSKYNVEVLGRIPKESGRKKAGHYITLTTCTPVYTSRYRYVVWGELVRVDKVNADRTPPKELS; this comes from the coding sequence GTGGCAGCGACCACCGGCGACACCGAGCACGAAGAGCACGCGCGCGTGGACGCGCCCGAGCCCGCGCCCCGGCGGCGCGGCGGCGGCCGGATCGCGCTGGCCGTGAGTGTCTTCGGTGAGCTACTCATCACGGCCGGCCTGGTGCTCGGTCTGTTCGTCGTCTACTCGCTGTGGTGGACCAACGTCGTCGCCGACCGGCACGCGGACCGGCAGGGCGACAAGGTGCGCGACAGCTGGGCCCAGGAGGACACCGGTCCCGGGGCGCTCGACACCAAGGACGGCATCGGCTTCCTCCATGTGCCCGCGATGAAGAACGGCGAGGTGCTGGTCGAGAAGGGCACCTCGTCGAAGGTCCTCAACGAGGGCGTCGCCGGCTACTACATCGATCCCCTGAAGGCCGTCCTGCCGACGACCGGCAAGGAGGGCAACTTCACGCTCGCCGCCCACCGCGACGGCCACGGTGCGAAGTTCCACAACATCGACAAGCTGGACAAGGGCGACCCGATCGTCTTCGAGACGAAGGACAACTGGTACGTCTACAAGGTGTTCGCGGTCCTTCCCGAGACCTCGAAGTACAACGTCGAGGTCCTCGGCCGGATCCCGAAGGAGTCCGGCAGGAAGAAGGCCGGCCACTACATCACGCTGACGACCTGCACGCCGGTGTACACCTCGCGCTACCGGTACGTGGTGTGGGGGGAGCTGGTCCGCGTCGACAAGGTGAACGCGGACCGGACACCACCGAAGGAACTGAGCTGA
- a CDS encoding restriction endonuclease gives MINETALLESKSLRDSVLEQTDALDRVKALSLLPDGMHVTTAMVAAYFGVTTEAIRRLKARHHEELSANGMLTLQGPDLAEFKRDVLSRYPAGYPQPRSSLTLYSRRAVLNVAMLLRDSAVARQVRTYLLDMEHRARTQPVDNPVPSDSVSLDDRIDQRITHILGKTVVPMFNVLIETSGEHQRELIALRTGVQRIEKRLRQHHARLQRLEAPHEDRPLAGVMASMDAMNGREFEEHIATLLRRDGCTDVVVQGGGRDRGVDITALTAHGRRLVVQCKRFAPHTSITSPELQKFVGAAKVLHDSEVALFVATCPFTRDALNIAAETGITAVHRGLLEEWSAGAALRVLE, from the coding sequence ATGATCAACGAAACGGCGTTACTGGAATCCAAGAGTCTGCGCGACAGCGTGCTCGAACAGACGGACGCACTCGACCGGGTGAAGGCTCTGTCGCTGCTGCCGGACGGAATGCATGTGACCACGGCCATGGTGGCGGCGTACTTCGGCGTCACCACCGAGGCCATCCGCCGGCTCAAAGCACGGCACCACGAGGAGCTGTCGGCCAACGGAATGCTCACCCTGCAGGGCCCTGACCTCGCAGAATTTAAGCGTGACGTCCTGTCACGCTATCCGGCAGGTTACCCACAGCCTCGGTCCAGCCTCACTCTCTACTCCCGTCGCGCGGTCCTCAACGTCGCGATGCTCCTCCGTGACAGTGCAGTCGCCCGTCAGGTGCGCACATACCTTCTCGACATGGAGCACCGGGCGCGGACGCAGCCTGTGGACAACCCAGTCCCCTCGGACTCCGTGTCCCTCGACGACCGCATCGACCAGCGCATCACCCACATCCTCGGCAAGACCGTCGTACCCATGTTCAACGTCCTGATCGAAACATCAGGCGAGCATCAAAGAGAGCTGATCGCCCTCCGAACAGGCGTCCAGCGGATCGAGAAGCGGCTCCGACAGCACCACGCCCGGCTGCAGCGACTGGAAGCCCCACACGAGGATCGGCCCCTCGCCGGAGTCATGGCTTCCATGGACGCCATGAACGGGCGCGAGTTCGAGGAGCACATCGCCACACTGCTGCGCCGCGACGGCTGCACCGACGTCGTCGTGCAAGGCGGCGGAAGGGACCGCGGCGTCGACATCACCGCCCTCACGGCCCACGGGCGACGCCTCGTCGTCCAATGCAAGAGGTTCGCGCCCCACACCTCCATCACCAGCCCAGAGCTCCAGAAGTTCGTCGGGGCCGCCAAGGTCCTGCACGACTCCGAGGTGGCCCTGTTCGTGGCGACCTGTCCCTTTACCCGTGATGCCCTCAACATCGCCGCCGAGACCGGCATCACCGCCGTACACCGTGGGCTGTTGGAGGAGTGGAGCGCTGGGGCGGCCCTGAGGGTTCTCGAGTAA
- the pknB gene encoding Stk1 family PASTA domain-containing Ser/Thr kinase, with the protein MEEPRRLGGRYELGHVLGRGGMAEVYLAHDTRLGRTVAVKTLRADLARDPSFQARFRREAQSAASLNHPAIVAVYDTGEDYIDGVSIPYIVMEYVDGSTLRELLHSGRKLLPERTLEMTIGILQALEYSHRAGIVHRDIKPANVMLTRNGQVKVMDFGIARAMGDSGMTMTQTSAVIGTAQYLSPEQAKGEQVDARSDLYSTGCLLYELLTVRPPFVGDSPVAVAYQHVREEPQPPSVFDPEITPEMDAIVLKALVKDPNYRYQSADEMRLDIEACLDGQPVAATAAMGSVGYGGYGDDQATTAMRSADAGATSMLPPMNPDDGGFGYDDRPDRRRQKKSNTSTILLVLAAALVLVGAILIGKWVFTGDPADSKPFAAPNFVNKTQAEAVTMAKNVELKPVFTQKACESTAKGNICSQDPAAGKDVNKGDTVNLVVSTGAPKVVVPSVLGKTLDEAKTLLEGDKYQFVVETKQEVSTEPEGTVLEQDKKLGDEVEKGTTITLTIAKAEEKATVPDVSNKSCEEAKAQMQQNNLQGNCVEVDTQDQSKVGKVIQTVPSIGSQADKGSTVQIQIGKSSQTQVPGNLQGMTLKDAKKALQDAGLNVGNVTVNDDNAIVFSSDPSPGSTVNKGQTVNLVTVGGNGNNNGGNDGGTNIFGGTSG; encoded by the coding sequence ATGGAAGAGCCGCGTCGCCTCGGCGGCCGGTACGAGCTGGGCCACGTGCTCGGTCGTGGTGGCATGGCGGAGGTCTACCTCGCGCATGACACCCGCCTCGGCCGCACCGTGGCGGTGAAGACGCTGCGCGCGGACCTCGCGCGCGACCCTTCCTTCCAGGCCCGGTTCCGCCGGGAGGCCCAGTCTGCCGCCTCGCTCAACCACCCCGCGATCGTTGCGGTCTACGACACGGGCGAGGACTACATCGACGGGGTCTCGATCCCGTACATCGTCATGGAGTACGTCGACGGCTCCACGCTCCGCGAGCTGCTCCACTCCGGCCGCAAGCTGCTGCCGGAGCGGACGCTGGAGATGACCATCGGCATCCTCCAGGCCCTGGAGTACTCGCACAGAGCCGGCATCGTCCACCGCGACATCAAGCCCGCGAACGTCATGCTGACGCGCAACGGCCAGGTCAAGGTCATGGACTTCGGTATCGCCCGCGCCATGGGCGACTCCGGGATGACGATGACGCAGACCTCCGCGGTCATCGGCACCGCCCAGTACCTCTCGCCGGAGCAGGCGAAGGGCGAGCAGGTCGACGCGCGCTCCGACCTCTACTCGACGGGCTGCCTGCTCTACGAGCTGCTGACGGTACGGCCGCCGTTCGTCGGGGATTCCCCGGTCGCGGTTGCCTACCAGCACGTCCGGGAGGAACCGCAGCCCCCGAGCGTCTTCGACCCCGAGATCACCCCCGAGATGGACGCCATCGTCCTGAAGGCGCTGGTCAAGGACCCGAACTACCGCTACCAGTCGGCCGACGAGATGCGCCTGGACATCGAGGCCTGCCTCGACGGCCAGCCGGTCGCGGCGACGGCGGCGATGGGCTCGGTCGGCTACGGCGGTTACGGCGACGACCAGGCGACCACGGCCATGCGCTCCGCGGACGCCGGCGCCACGTCGATGCTGCCGCCCATGAACCCGGACGACGGCGGCTTCGGCTACGACGACCGTCCCGACCGGCGCCGCCAGAAGAAGTCCAACACCTCGACGATCCTGCTGGTCCTCGCCGCGGCGCTGGTGCTCGTCGGCGCGATCCTGATCGGCAAGTGGGTGTTCACCGGCGACCCCGCGGACAGCAAGCCCTTCGCGGCCCCGAACTTCGTGAACAAGACGCAGGCCGAGGCCGTGACGATGGCCAAGAACGTCGAGCTGAAGCCGGTCTTCACCCAGAAGGCCTGCGAGAGCACCGCCAAGGGCAACATCTGCTCGCAGGACCCGGCGGCCGGCAAGGACGTCAACAAGGGCGACACCGTCAACCTGGTCGTGTCGACGGGGGCGCCGAAGGTGGTCGTGCCGAGTGTCCTCGGCAAGACGCTGGACGAGGCCAAGACGCTCCTGGAGGGCGACAAGTACCAGTTCGTGGTGGAGACGAAGCAGGAGGTGTCCACCGAGCCGGAGGGCACCGTCCTGGAGCAGGACAAGAAGCTCGGCGACGAGGTGGAGAAGGGCACCACCATCACCCTCACCATCGCCAAGGCCGAGGAGAAGGCGACCGTCCCCGACGTCTCCAACAAGAGCTGTGAAGAGGCCAAGGCCCAGATGCAGCAGAACAACCTGCAGGGCAACTGCGTCGAGGTCGACACCCAGGACCAGAGCAAGGTCGGCAAGGTCATCCAGACCGTCCCGTCCATCGGCTCCCAGGCCGACAAGGGCTCCACGGTCCAGATCCAGATCGGCAAGAGCAGCCAGACCCAGGTCCCGGGCAACCTCCAGGGCATGACCCTGAAGGACGCCAAGAAAGCGCTCCAGGACGCGGGCCTGAACGTCGGCAACGTCACCGTGAATGACGACAACGCCATCGTCTTCAGCTCCGATCCCAGCCCTGGCAGCACGGTCAACAAGGGCCAGACGGTCAACCTCGTGACAGTCGGCGGAAACGGCAACAACAACGGCGGCAACGACGGCGGTACCAACATCTTCGGCGGTACCAGCGGTTAG